The nucleotide sequence CTTCGAGTGGCCCGACATCGTCCACCTGGAGGTCGCCGGCATCGACCTCAGCATCAACCGCGTGGTCCTGCAGATGTTCCTGGTCGTGCTGCTGGTCTGGGGGCTGTTCTTCTTCGCCTTCCGCAAGCCCCAGCTGGTCCCGTCCGGGCTCCAGAACGTGATGGAGTCGATCGTCGACTTTGTTCGGAACCAGATCGTGCTCGAGGTCATCGGCCGCGAGGGGCTGCGCTTCCTGCCCTACCTGACGACCCTGTTCGTGTTCGTCTTCTTCGGCAACCTGGGCGGCATCACCCCGCCGGTCTTCTTCCCGCTGAACGGTCGCATGGCCCTGCCGGCCATCATGGCCA is from Actinomycetota bacterium and encodes:
- a CDS encoding FoF1 ATP synthase subunit a, whose translation is MTAATLPLAQREGFHAPGIEIFEWPDIVHLEVAGIDLSINRVVLQMFLVVLLVWGLFFFAFRKPQLVPSGLQNVMESIVDFVRNQIVLEVIGREGLRFLPYLTTLFVFVFFGNLGGITPPVFFPLNGRMALPAIMAICSLLLFISVGIASQGFGHYFRNSLFPPGIPWPVYVLLTPIEFISTFVVRPVTLA